From the genome of Salvia splendens isolate huo1 chromosome 7, SspV2, whole genome shotgun sequence:
CCATATTTTGTGAGCAGTCCAAGTCGGAAGCCCAGTACACTTTAACCCAAATACAGAAGAATTTATCTGCCACATTGTTAATCTGGACAAGAAAATGATGATTCATTATTTGAAGTCTGTTTAAAATAGTGCTGTTTAAAATAATCTCTCATTATTTGAAGTATGTTTAAAGGGCTGTCGTAAATAGCAATATCAATTAGAAATTGACAATTTCTGAAGGCTGAAGAACTTGTGTGTTGAAAATAAGGAAACAATCTCTTTTGATTATGCAAGCTGAAAAGTGTTTTTGACATGTATACATCACAATCGACTCTAATGTTCCTGAAATACTAAACTAAATCCACTATCATAATTTAAAGAAAAGGTTTTTAATAGTAATAACTAACAACTATTATTAGTATtggtattatattttataattaaatatctgTGAAATTCTATTTGTAATAGTAATATGTTAATTAGAACAAAAAAAACTGTCCGAATTCAAAATATGTGAAACAATAATAGCAGTAATAATGATAGTTTCCATTATTCCATATGCTGCATTAAAATTCCTACTGCTATAATAGTAAcaccaataaaataaaataaaacgcATAAAATCGAAACAATCATAACATACTGAAAAAGAGGGTTTTAATTTCACTTGTTTAAcgtgacaaaaaaaaaaggatgCGTCAAAACGTCTTTTCCAAATTAGAATCACCGTTAAAACATTTCTCCAATCAAAACCCGACACGTAAGCGTAGACAACGAGCCATATGAATAATTAGGTATAGAAGAAATGAAATTTGCCACTACTCCAATTTAGGCGGTGGAGAAAAGCAATTGAGGGTCCTCTACTTTTAATCGCCGGCCGACGACGAGAACCACCGTTCCGCCGTCGCATAGGATGGCCCCCGCCAAAAGCCTGACCTATTACCTATCGGAGTACCCCTCCATCGTCTCCTTTCGGTGGAGCCACGCCCAAACGTGGGGCTCGACGTGGTCGTTCCTCTTCTCCTCCATCGCCGTGTACCTCGCCTCCGCCCTCGCCCTCCACGCCGCCGCCTCCCTCCTCTCCCGCCACCGCCGCCCCGTCCCCCTCGGCCCCCTCCCCGCCCTCCACTCCCTCTCCATGGCGCTCCTCTCCGCCACCATCTTCGCCGGTATCctcctctccgccgccgccgagaTCCGCGACACGCGCTGGCTGTGGGGCCGCTCCCGCTCCCGCACCACCCCGTTCGAGTGGCTCCTCTGCTTCCCCCTCGGCACGCGCCCCTCCGGCCGCGTCTTCTTCTGGTCCTACATCTACTACCTCTCGCGTTTCCTCCACGCGCTCCGCACCTTCGTCACCATCTTCCGCTACCGACGCCTCTCCTTCTTCAAGCTCTTCAACCACTCAATCCTCATTTTTATGTCCTTTCTCTGGCTTGAATTCTCGCAATCCTTCCAGGTGCTGGCGATCCTCTTCACCACGCTCGTCTATTCCGTCGTCTACGGCTACCGATTCTGGACGGCGATAGGGCTGCCGGCGGCGTGTTTTCCGTTCGTCGTTAGCTGCCAGCTGGCGCTGCTGACGTGTAATCTGGTTTGCCACGTCGGCGTTCTGTTTCTCCACTGTATCAAGGGCGGATGCAATGGGATTGGGGCCTGGCTTCTCAACTCCGTTCTCAACGGCGCCATTCTCTTCCTCTTTCTCAATTTCTACGTCAGAATGCATCTCCGCAAAAGAAagtcatcctcctcctcctccgctcGCGGCGGCGACGATCATCATCCGCTTCTCAAATCCAAAATTTTTTGAGGTCTGATTtccaaaattttttttctacGGTAGCTATTAGGTTAGTAATACGGCGTAGTTTTGCCTTAGattaaaataggaaaaagaAACAGATATAGTAGTATGATAAGTCTATAATGTATATATAGATTATAGATATCTTATAAACAATTAATTGTATATTACTAGTATATATTGTGTTATGTTCTAGGTATGCCTATAATATAAATACATGAATTTTggatgtgtttttgttttattaagtTGTGACAATCCACTAACATAAATATATGTTGTGATTAATATTCCACCAAAATGAATATGTGACATGGCAAAACCTTCTATTAAATCATCATTCCACTTAcataactaaaaaattaaaaccaagTTTAATTACCCCCTCATCTTATGTCCCTC
Proteins encoded in this window:
- the LOC121810922 gene encoding elongation of fatty acids protein 3-like, which translates into the protein MAPAKSLTYYLSEYPSIVSFRWSHAQTWGSTWSFLFSSIAVYLASALALHAAASLLSRHRRPVPLGPLPALHSLSMALLSATIFAGILLSAAAEIRDTRWLWGRSRSRTTPFEWLLCFPLGTRPSGRVFFWSYIYYLSRFLHALRTFVTIFRYRRLSFFKLFNHSILIFMSFLWLEFSQSFQVLAILFTTLVYSVVYGYRFWTAIGLPAACFPFVVSCQLALLTCNLVCHVGVLFLHCIKGGCNGIGAWLLNSVLNGAILFLFLNFYVRMHLRKRKSSSSSSARGGDDHHPLLKSKIF